A genome region from Thermoanaerobacterium xylanolyticum LX-11 includes the following:
- a CDS encoding DAK2 domain-containing protein: MFKAGSQYLTNKSDEVNKLNVFPVPDGDTGSNMAHTLDFAVKEMEKASDNMNEVLNNLSRGALLGAKGNSGVILSQIIRGFAKNLLNHDAITTKDFAEALNAGSAIAHKAVMKPMEGTILTVVRDCANEALKLTSINDFETFMEKIVKAASESVKRTPDLLPVLKQANVVDSGGQGFLFMLIGMLQAIKGHEIAVQHVVEDIHKKESNIADIKFTYCTEMLIDAKSKNPSKLKAEIESFGDSIIVVGDENLIKVHIHTNSPGLVLQKGLEYGELVKVKIDNMKLQHENVIFESNKDRNTYTKKYGFMAVSPGEGISSLFKDLGCDIVIDGGQTMNPSALDILNGLKEINAENIIVFPNNKNVVMTCEQAKSLSDKNVHVINTYSFNQAISAMINFDVNASVDDAIKNINDTIDKVTTVEITYSIRDTVLDGVEIKTGEILGFVNGQFVDKGTDYNEVARQIVSNAISDDTSIITIYYGKEVKEEDAKKLLNTIVFDGDVDLQYGGQPLYYYVISIE; this comes from the coding sequence ATGTTTAAGGCTGGATCTCAATACTTAACAAATAAATCAGATGAAGTAAATAAATTAAATGTCTTTCCTGTTCCAGATGGTGATACGGGTTCTAACATGGCCCATACATTAGATTTTGCTGTTAAAGAAATGGAAAAAGCCTCTGATAATATGAATGAAGTTCTAAATAATCTTTCCAGAGGTGCTCTCTTAGGTGCCAAAGGAAATTCAGGGGTGATTTTATCTCAAATAATTAGGGGATTCGCCAAAAATCTTTTGAACCATGACGCAATCACGACAAAAGATTTTGCTGAAGCTTTAAATGCAGGTTCAGCGATTGCACATAAGGCAGTTATGAAACCTATGGAAGGTACTATTCTAACTGTAGTAAGAGATTGTGCCAATGAGGCTTTGAAACTAACTTCTATTAATGACTTTGAAACTTTCATGGAGAAGATTGTAAAAGCTGCTTCAGAATCAGTGAAAAGAACGCCTGATCTATTGCCGGTGTTAAAGCAAGCTAATGTAGTTGATTCTGGTGGACAAGGCTTTTTATTTATGCTAATAGGAATGTTACAAGCTATAAAAGGGCATGAGATAGCTGTTCAGCATGTTGTTGAAGACATCCATAAAAAAGAAAGTAATATTGCAGACATAAAGTTTACTTATTGTACGGAGATGCTTATTGATGCAAAATCTAAGAATCCCTCCAAGCTTAAAGCTGAAATTGAATCTTTTGGTGATAGTATAATCGTTGTTGGAGATGAAAATTTAATAAAAGTCCATATACATACTAATTCTCCTGGACTGGTATTGCAGAAAGGCTTAGAGTATGGGGAATTGGTGAAAGTGAAGATTGACAATATGAAACTACAGCATGAAAATGTAATTTTTGAATCAAACAAAGACAGAAATACTTATACCAAAAAATATGGCTTTATGGCTGTTTCTCCTGGTGAAGGAATAAGCAGTTTGTTTAAAGATTTGGGGTGTGATATCGTAATAGATGGTGGACAAACTATGAATCCCAGCGCTTTGGATATATTAAATGGCTTAAAAGAAATAAATGCAGAAAATATAATTGTCTTTCCGAATAATAAAAATGTAGTTATGACATGTGAACAAGCTAAAAGTTTATCAGACAAAAATGTGCACGTCATAAATACTTACAGCTTTAATCAGGCTATAAGTGCCATGATAAACTTTGATGTCAATGCAAGCGTAGATGATGCGATCAAAAATATAAATGATACTATTGATAAGGTTACAACGGTAGAAATAACTTATTCTATAAGAGATACTGTATTAGATGGAGTGGAAATCAAGACTGGAGAAATTTTAGGATTTGTAAATGGACAATTTGTAGATAAAGGTACTGACTACAATGAAGTAGCAAGACAAATAGTGTCAAATGCTATTTCTGATGATACTTCAATAATAACCATTTATTATGGGAAAGAAGTCAAAGAAGAAGATGCAAAAAAATTGTTAAATACCATAGTATTTGATGGGGATGTTGATCTCCAATATGGTGGACAGCCTCTATACTATTATGTAATTTCGATTGAATAG
- a CDS encoding Asp23/Gls24 family envelope stress response protein yields MEQTKNNLGKIDISADVIASMASYATSECYGIVGLGKRGPDGLIELFKNEQSGKGIKIAYDEDGIVIDLYIVVEYGVNIKTVAANIIEKVKYTIETYTGVNVKNIVVNVQSIKVDF; encoded by the coding sequence ATGGAGCAAACAAAAAATAATTTAGGAAAAATAGATATTTCTGCAGACGTAATTGCATCTATGGCTAGTTATGCCACATCTGAATGTTATGGCATAGTGGGTTTAGGGAAACGTGGACCTGACGGACTTATAGAGCTTTTCAAAAATGAGCAGTCAGGTAAAGGAATAAAGATTGCATATGATGAAGATGGGATTGTTATAGATTTGTACATTGTTGTTGAATACGGAGTCAACATTAAAACTGTTGCTGCAAATATCATTGAAAAAGTCAAATACACTATAGAGACATATACAGGTGTTAATGTTAAAAATATTGTTGTAAATGTACAAAGCATAAAAGTTGATTTTTGA
- the rpmB gene encoding 50S ribosomal protein L28: MRKCEVCGKTPMAGYQYSHSHRKSIKKWQPNLKRVKAIVDGTPVRLNVCTKCLKSGRVKRAI; this comes from the coding sequence ATGAGAAAATGTGAAGTATGCGGAAAAACACCGATGGCAGGATATCAATACAGCCATTCCCACAGAAAATCAATCAAAAAATGGCAACCAAACTTAAAGCGTGTCAAAGCCATAGTGGACGGTACACCTGTAAGGTTGAATGTTTGCACAAAATGCTTAAAATCAGGAAGAGTTAAGAGAGCCATATAA
- a CDS encoding thiamine diphosphokinase, translating to MKVCIISNGEFKDSNYFKKAIDECDVVICADGGANIAYKLGIMPNYIVGDLDSADDKIIDYYLQQGVIIEKHPTMKDETDSQLATIKAIEIGANEIVYLATIGSRFDHSLANLSLLLYLLNRKIKGKILNEKNEVYLIDDFIELEGKSGDVVSLIPYSADVRGIYTEGLFYPLSGQDMSLEMPYGISNVFTDRKIKIKINSGYLLVIKSKD from the coding sequence ATGAAGGTTTGTATTATTTCAAATGGAGAATTTAAAGATTCCAACTATTTTAAAAAAGCAATCGATGAATGTGACGTGGTAATCTGTGCGGATGGTGGTGCTAATATAGCTTACAAATTAGGTATAATGCCAAATTACATTGTCGGTGATTTGGATTCAGCAGATGATAAAATTATAGATTATTATTTGCAACAAGGTGTAATCATTGAAAAACATCCTACTATGAAAGACGAGACGGATAGTCAACTTGCAACGATAAAGGCTATAGAGATAGGCGCTAATGAGATTGTGTATTTAGCGACGATAGGAAGTAGATTTGATCATTCATTAGCAAATTTGTCGCTTTTATTGTACCTTCTTAATAGAAAAATAAAGGGGAAAATTTTGAACGAAAAAAATGAAGTCTATCTCATTGATGACTTTATCGAATTGGAAGGTAAATCAGGTGATGTAGTTTCATTGATTCCGTATAGTGCAGACGTTAGAGGGATTTACACCGAAGGGTTATTTTATCCTTTATCTGGTCAGGATATGTCTTTAGAAATGCCTTATGGGATTAGCAATGTATTTACAGATAGGAAGATTAAGATAAAGATAAATAGTGGTTATTTGCTTGTGATAAAATCTAAAGATTAG
- the rpe gene encoding ribulose-phosphate 3-epimerase: protein MEISPSILSADFGNLLSDIQKVETEKPEYLHIDIMDGHFVPNITIGPLVLNALKGKTEIPFDVHLMIEEPDKYIKEFVDAGAKNITVHQEACVHLDRTLQLIKSMGINASVALNPATSLDTLRYVLSSVDMVLIMTVNPGFGGQVFINGMYEKIRELASIRNERGLNFKIEVDGGINIDNIKDVVLAGADVIVAGSFIFANGDPGENLKKLREAALK from the coding sequence ATGGAAATTTCTCCGTCGATTTTATCAGCTGACTTTGGAAATTTGTTATCAGATATACAAAAAGTTGAAACAGAGAAACCCGAGTATTTGCATATAGATATTATGGATGGGCATTTTGTTCCTAATATAACGATTGGACCATTGGTGTTAAATGCCTTAAAAGGCAAAACCGAGATTCCATTTGACGTTCATTTAATGATAGAAGAGCCTGACAAATACATAAAAGAATTTGTCGATGCTGGAGCCAAAAATATAACGGTACATCAGGAAGCATGTGTACATTTAGATAGAACTCTCCAATTGATAAAGTCAATGGGCATAAATGCAAGTGTGGCACTAAACCCTGCTACATCTTTAGATACATTAAGATATGTATTGTCATCAGTTGATATGGTGTTGATTATGACTGTAAACCCCGGTTTTGGAGGGCAAGTATTCATAAATGGCATGTATGAAAAGATTCGCGAATTAGCATCAATTAGAAATGAAAGGGGATTGAATTTTAAGATAGAAGTTGATGGAGGTATTAATATTGATAATATAAAGGATGTAGTTTTAGCTGGAGCTGATGTGATTGTGGCTGGTTCGTTCATATTTGCCAATGGGGATCCTGGTGAAAATTTAAAAAAGCTTAGAGAGGCAGCACTAAAATGA
- the rsgA gene encoding ribosome small subunit-dependent GTPase A — protein MVLVGRIIKGIGGFYYVSTEHGTIECRARGKFRISNIIPIVGDYVDVESQNLKDGFIVNIHDRKNQLVRPPVSNVDQAIITFSIVSPDLNRLQLDKMIILTEVNEINPIICINKVDLVNEDEYMPIYNTYKKLGYEVITTSKYDNIGIDKLKTILKGKTSFFTGPSGVGKSSLINCIHGHERQEIGDLSEKLNRGKHTTRNVELIPIDGGYVLDTPGFTSLNLDIDEKNLKRFYKDFQVFESECRFNSCLHINEPDCGVKSAIANGLIDRTRYANYISLYNELKANRRRRY, from the coding sequence GTGGTATTAGTAGGACGAATTATTAAAGGCATTGGAGGTTTTTACTATGTTTCCACCGAGCATGGCACCATAGAATGCCGTGCTCGTGGCAAATTTAGAATTTCCAATATTATACCTATTGTTGGAGACTATGTTGATGTCGAATCACAAAATTTAAAAGATGGCTTTATAGTGAATATACATGACAGGAAAAACCAATTAGTAAGGCCACCTGTGTCAAATGTAGATCAAGCAATAATTACTTTTTCGATAGTTAGTCCTGATTTAAACAGATTGCAGCTTGATAAAATGATAATATTAACTGAAGTAAACGAGATAAATCCCATCATCTGCATAAATAAGGTTGATCTAGTTAATGAAGATGAATACATGCCAATATACAATACATATAAAAAATTAGGGTATGAAGTGATTACTACTTCCAAATACGATAACATTGGAATTGATAAGTTGAAAACAATTCTAAAAGGTAAAACTTCTTTTTTTACAGGTCCATCTGGCGTAGGAAAATCTTCTTTGATAAATTGTATTCATGGACATGAAAGGCAAGAGATTGGAGATTTAAGTGAAAAGCTTAATAGAGGAAAGCATACGACAAGAAATGTAGAGCTAATACCTATTGATGGTGGATATGTTTTAGATACACCTGGCTTTACTTCGCTAAATCTGGATATTGATGAAAAAAATCTCAAAAGATTTTATAAAGATTTTCAAGTCTTTGAATCAGAATGTAGATTTAATTCGTGCTTACATATTAATGAACCTGATTGTGGAGTTAAAAGTGCTATCGCGAATGGGCTGATTGATAGAACACGATACGCAAATTATATAAGTTTATATAATGAACTAAAAGCGAACAGAAGGAGGAGATATTAG
- the pknB gene encoding Stk1 family PASTA domain-containing Ser/Thr kinase: MVGKMLGNRYEILEKIGEGGMAKVYKAKCHLLNRIVAIKILRSEFVSDEEFVRRFKRESQAAASLSHPNIVSIYDVGQEGDIYYIVMEYVNGKTLKQLIKETNGPLPISKSLDIARQVCRALEHAHKNHIVHRDIKPQNILVTDDNIVKVTDFGIARASNGSTITYGGGDVLGTAYYFSPEQAKGAIIDEKTDIYSLGIVMYEMLTGKVPFEGESPISVALKHIQENIVPPSKLNPRVPYKLDKIVLKATEKDINYRYKSAAELLKDIDTFISDPDKLIIGDLTDNNVTRVMKAEEINEKIKDSKLPSQRKGRKILRNIGIAILILALMASLSYGTMYFLNNMATASEVKVPDIKGQTLDKATTVLENNNLKLNISDSQYSDAPTNTILSQDPPAGETVKKGSTVNVVVSKGKQNSVVPNVIGSEYRDAQLKLKNSGLNANLIWDYNDSYPNGYVYDQNPRQGVQVEYNTVVDVYVSKGPQMVTVPNVQNMSLDDATKALEDVGLKVGNVTTQPSDSVPDNFVISQSIPQGTSIQKGKSIDLIVSQSTQTQQQQQTQTQLPQGYKTKEITINLPNQEGPMKVDVYVIQDGNKTLQYSNTYTYADSPITVPVAGKGNVIIEVDINGNVYETMGAKF; the protein is encoded by the coding sequence ATGGTTGGTAAAATGCTTGGAAATCGATATGAGATACTGGAAAAGATAGGCGAAGGTGGTATGGCAAAGGTATATAAGGCAAAATGCCATCTTTTGAATAGAATTGTTGCTATAAAAATATTGCGATCGGAGTTTGTATCGGACGAAGAATTTGTAAGAAGGTTTAAAAGAGAATCACAAGCGGCAGCAAGCCTTTCTCATCCTAATATCGTCAGCATATACGATGTTGGACAAGAAGGAGATATATACTATATTGTAATGGAATATGTCAATGGGAAAACTTTAAAACAATTAATTAAGGAAACGAATGGACCTTTGCCCATATCGAAATCCTTGGATATAGCAAGGCAAGTATGTAGAGCGTTGGAACACGCTCATAAAAATCATATTGTTCACAGAGATATTAAGCCGCAAAATATATTGGTTACAGATGACAACATTGTAAAAGTGACAGATTTTGGCATTGCAAGAGCATCTAATGGTTCTACAATAACGTATGGTGGAGGAGATGTCCTTGGCACAGCTTACTATTTTTCGCCAGAACAGGCGAAAGGCGCTATAATAGACGAAAAGACTGACATATACTCGCTTGGAATTGTCATGTATGAGATGCTGACTGGTAAAGTTCCTTTTGAAGGTGAAAGTCCCATATCAGTTGCTTTAAAGCATATACAGGAAAACATAGTGCCACCATCAAAGTTGAATCCTCGAGTACCTTATAAACTTGACAAGATAGTGTTAAAGGCCACTGAGAAAGATATAAACTACAGATATAAAAGTGCAGCCGAACTTTTAAAAGATATTGATACGTTTATAAGCGATCCAGATAAATTGATCATAGGCGATTTAACTGACAACAATGTTACGAGGGTCATGAAGGCGGAAGAAATTAACGAGAAGATCAAGGATTCAAAATTACCGAGCCAAAGAAAAGGTAGAAAAATTTTAAGAAATATAGGGATTGCAATATTGATTTTAGCACTTATGGCTTCACTGTCTTACGGTACTATGTATTTTTTAAACAATATGGCTACTGCATCAGAAGTGAAAGTACCTGATATAAAAGGCCAAACATTGGACAAAGCAACTACAGTATTGGAAAATAACAATTTGAAGTTAAATATTTCAGACAGTCAATACAGCGATGCTCCGACCAACACTATTTTGTCACAAGATCCACCGGCAGGAGAGACTGTAAAGAAAGGTTCTACTGTTAACGTAGTAGTCAGCAAAGGGAAACAGAATTCCGTTGTTCCTAATGTCATAGGCAGTGAGTACAGAGATGCTCAGTTGAAATTAAAAAATAGTGGGCTAAATGCAAATTTAATTTGGGACTACAATGATAGTTATCCAAATGGTTACGTGTATGATCAAAATCCAAGGCAAGGTGTGCAAGTTGAATACAATACTGTTGTTGATGTTTATGTAAGCAAAGGACCACAAATGGTTACAGTTCCCAATGTCCAGAACATGTCGCTTGATGATGCGACAAAAGCTTTGGAAGATGTAGGACTTAAGGTTGGAAATGTAACTACACAACCAAGCGACAGCGTGCCTGATAATTTTGTGATCTCTCAAAGCATACCTCAGGGTACCAGCATTCAAAAGGGTAAATCTATTGATTTGATTGTGAGCCAATCAACACAGACACAGCAGCAACAACAGACGCAAACTCAACTGCCGCAAGGATATAAGACAAAAGAAATTACAATTAACTTGCCTAATCAAGAAGGTCCTATGAAAGTTGATGTTTATGTTATACAAGATGGCAATAAGACATTGCAGTATTCAAATACGTATACCTATGCAGACAGTCCAATAACAGTACCAGTTGCTGGTAAAGGCAATGTTATTATTGAAGTTGATATAAACGGCAATGTTTACGAAACAATGGGGGCGAAATTTTAG
- a CDS encoding Stp1/IreP family PP2C-type Ser/Thr phosphatase, with the protein MLVYALTDKGNVRENNEDSYFISTDEKIKLFIVADGMGGCNGGEVASRYAIEVITKYFFSNYSSCNKNDDSIKKFIEDAVRSANSHVFNKSFSNIDLTGMGTTLTLLLIENRKFFIGHIGDSRAYLIRGDKLIQITEDHSYVEELVKLGRITHEEARNHPQKNIITRALGIDDEIEVDIFTGEVFENDVFLLCTDGLTNMLTDDLILKEFNSSESIDKACDNLIKMAKQNGGFDNITIVAVKEV; encoded by the coding sequence ATGTTAGTATATGCACTTACTGATAAAGGTAATGTAAGAGAAAACAATGAAGATTCATATTTTATTTCTACAGATGAAAAAATAAAACTTTTTATTGTAGCTGATGGCATGGGTGGATGTAATGGCGGTGAAGTTGCAAGCAGATACGCAATAGAGGTCATTACAAAGTATTTTTTTAGCAATTATAGTAGTTGTAATAAAAATGATGATTCAATAAAGAAATTCATTGAGGATGCGGTTAGAAGTGCAAACTCTCACGTTTTTAATAAATCTTTTTCGAATATAGACCTTACAGGGATGGGAACAACGCTAACTCTTCTTTTGATAGAAAATAGGAAATTTTTTATTGGGCACATAGGTGATAGCAGAGCATATTTAATAAGAGGCGATAAACTTATTCAAATTACTGAAGATCATTCTTATGTGGAAGAATTAGTTAAATTAGGCAGAATAACACACGAAGAAGCAAGAAATCATCCACAGAAAAACATTATAACAAGGGCACTTGGCATCGATGATGAAATAGAGGTAGATATATTTACTGGCGAAGTTTTCGAAAATGACGTATTTTTGCTGTGCACAGACGGATTGACAAATATGCTTACAGACGATTTAATTTTAAAGGAATTTAATAGTTCTGAAAGCATAGATAAGGCTTGCGATAATCTGATTAAAATGGCAAAACAAAATGGTGGCTTTGACAATATTACTATTGTGGCGGTAAAGGAGGTGTGA
- the rlmN gene encoding 23S rRNA (adenine(2503)-C(2))-methyltransferase RlmN, whose product MIDLKNMTIDELEKFFLDIGETKYRAKQVFRWIYRGITNFDDMTDIKKDLRQKLKNMAFISNLQIAKKVVSSEDGTAKYLFLLDDENIVEGVAIKYSFGNTSCISTQVGCNMRCSFCASGIGGKVRNLKASEMVDEVLIMNKDYGKISNIVLMGSGEPFDNYDEVMKFIKIVNNPFGMGIGVRHITISTCGIVPKIYKFADEGLGVNLSISLHAPTDDLRSQLMPINKVYPIKDLIDACRYYIDKTHRRITFEYSLIKSVNDSYDMSLKLSNLLKGLLCHVNLIPVNYVSEIGYEKADNEKIMAFKNVLERSGITCTVRRELGSDIDAACGQLRRKYLAGRVK is encoded by the coding sequence TTGATAGATTTAAAAAACATGACTATTGATGAACTTGAAAAGTTTTTTCTTGACATTGGTGAAACAAAGTACAGAGCAAAACAGGTTTTTCGCTGGATTTATAGAGGAATTACCAATTTTGATGACATGACTGACATAAAGAAAGATTTAAGGCAAAAGTTGAAAAATATGGCCTTCATTTCTAATTTGCAAATTGCAAAAAAAGTCGTATCAAGTGAAGATGGAACAGCTAAGTATCTCTTTTTGTTGGATGATGAAAATATTGTTGAAGGCGTAGCGATAAAGTATAGCTTTGGCAATACATCTTGTATATCTACTCAAGTGGGATGTAATATGAGATGTTCATTTTGTGCATCAGGGATTGGCGGTAAAGTCAGAAATTTAAAAGCATCTGAAATGGTAGACGAAGTCCTTATAATGAATAAAGATTATGGTAAGATCTCCAATATAGTATTGATGGGCAGCGGTGAACCGTTTGATAATTATGATGAAGTTATGAAATTTATAAAAATTGTCAATAATCCATTTGGCATGGGCATAGGTGTTAGACATATTACTATCTCCACATGCGGAATTGTACCTAAAATTTACAAATTTGCAGATGAAGGCTTAGGAGTTAACTTGTCTATCTCATTACATGCACCTACTGATGATTTGCGTTCACAGTTAATGCCCATAAATAAGGTTTATCCTATAAAAGATTTAATTGATGCATGTAGGTACTATATAGACAAAACTCATAGAAGGATAACTTTTGAATACTCGCTTATAAAAAGTGTAAATGACAGCTATGATATGAGCTTAAAACTGTCCAATCTCTTAAAAGGGCTTTTATGTCATGTAAATTTAATACCCGTGAATTACGTCAGTGAGATTGGCTATGAAAAGGCTGATAACGAGAAGATAATGGCTTTTAAGAATGTGCTTGAGAGGAGTGGCATTACATGTACAGTGAGGCGCGAACTTGGCAGTGACATCGATGCAGCTTGCGGTCAATTAAGAAGGAAATATTTAGCTGGAAGGGTGAAATGA
- the rsmB gene encoding 16S rRNA (cytosine(967)-C(5))-methyltransferase RsmB, which yields MNQRNTAFKILYDIIIKKGYSNIVLNKYLNNNELRDIDKSFIKEIVFGTIERKQTLDQIIDHCSSKGSKKIDNKILIILEMGLYQIIYMDKVPQYAAISEAVNLAKEYAGIHASKFVNAVLRNYARNSAKIDILRSDKNVVEYLAFKYSYPEWIVKRLLNNYDKAATEDILKSLNEKPQISIRLNTLKIGSKDFEKILIDKGLNFKKGSYVDDAYYIDLKNIAGDEIYKNGFMQIQDEGAMIISKVLSPNPDDLIIDVCSAPGGKTTHISQLMNNKGKVIAFDIHEHKIDLIRMNCKRLGVNNVDAYVFDSTKINEKYIEKADKVLADVPCTGIGIIRKKPDIKLKNYTDEDIKKLNNIQYNILSSSSKYVKKGGYILYSTCTIGREENMNIIDRFLGENKNFEISDIRPLLPDKLASQVDNKGYLQLLPNINNTDGFFICKLKRNN from the coding sequence ATGAATCAAAGAAATACTGCTTTTAAAATTTTGTACGATATAATTATAAAAAAAGGATATTCAAATATTGTATTAAACAAGTATCTTAATAACAATGAGTTGAGAGATATAGACAAAAGTTTCATTAAAGAAATAGTTTTTGGTACAATAGAGAGAAAACAGACTTTAGATCAAATAATCGACCATTGTTCGTCGAAAGGCAGCAAGAAGATAGACAACAAAATATTGATAATACTCGAGATGGGGTTGTATCAAATAATTTATATGGATAAGGTGCCTCAATATGCGGCTATTAGTGAAGCTGTAAATCTTGCTAAGGAGTATGCGGGAATACATGCTTCTAAATTTGTTAATGCTGTGCTTCGCAATTATGCGCGCAATTCTGCAAAAATTGATATCTTAAGATCTGACAAAAATGTTGTTGAATATCTTGCATTTAAATATTCATATCCTGAATGGATTGTAAAAAGACTTTTAAATAATTATGATAAAGCTGCGACTGAGGATATATTAAAGTCATTAAATGAAAAGCCGCAGATATCCATAAGGCTTAACACTTTAAAAATAGGAAGTAAGGATTTTGAAAAAATATTGATTGACAAAGGATTGAATTTTAAAAAGGGATCGTATGTAGATGATGCTTATTATATTGATTTAAAAAATATTGCAGGTGATGAAATTTACAAAAATGGCTTTATGCAGATCCAAGATGAAGGTGCTATGATCATATCTAAAGTTTTATCGCCTAATCCAGACGATCTTATAATAGACGTATGTAGTGCACCGGGTGGGAAAACTACACATATATCTCAATTAATGAACAATAAAGGGAAAGTTATTGCATTTGATATTCATGAGCATAAAATTGATTTAATAAGGATGAATTGCAAAAGATTAGGCGTAAACAATGTGGATGCGTATGTATTTGATTCAACCAAGATAAATGAAAAATATATAGAAAAGGCAGACAAGGTATTGGCTGACGTTCCATGCACTGGAATAGGAATTATAAGGAAAAAGCCGGATATAAAATTAAAGAACTATACGGATGAAGATATTAAAAAGCTTAATAACATTCAATACAACATACTTAGCTCCAGCTCCAAATACGTCAAAAAGGGCGGATATATATTGTACAGCACGTGTACTATTGGAAGAGAAGAAAATATGAATATTATTGATAGATTTTTGGGTGAAAATAAGAATTTCGAGATTTCTGACATAAGACCTCTTCTTCCTGATAAATTAGCATCACAAGTAGACAATAAAGGCTACCTGCAATTGCTGCCAAACATTAATAATACAGACGGCTTTTTTATATGTAAATTGAAGAGAAATAATTAA
- a CDS encoding zinc metallopeptidase, which produces MFWFYDPTYILLLPAILLAMYAQFKVQSTFNRYSNVRNRYGYRAYEVARKLLNDAGLYDVSIEMIPGNLTDHYDPRSRVLRLSQAVYSSDSIAAIGVAAHETGHAIQHANGYIPLKLRNAIVPVANIGTTISWPLLLMGFLFGYTQLIDIGIILFSAVVLFQIITLPVELNASNRAIRLLESGGLFMRDELYPARQVLNAAALTYVAAAFASIMNLIRLIILRDRRD; this is translated from the coding sequence ATGTTTTGGTTTTATGATCCTACTTATATATTGCTGTTACCTGCAATTTTACTTGCAATGTATGCTCAATTTAAAGTACAAAGCACGTTTAACAGGTATTCAAATGTAAGAAACAGGTATGGATACAGAGCTTATGAAGTGGCGAGGAAATTGCTAAATGATGCGGGGCTATATGATGTTAGCATTGAGATGATACCAGGAAACCTTACAGATCATTATGATCCAAGAAGCAGAGTGCTAAGGCTTTCTCAAGCCGTTTATAGCAGTGATTCTATAGCAGCTATAGGCGTTGCGGCACATGAAACAGGGCATGCTATACAGCATGCTAATGGATACATTCCTCTTAAATTGAGAAATGCAATCGTACCTGTGGCAAATATCGGTACGACAATTTCGTGGCCGCTTTTGTTGATGGGTTTTTTGTTTGGATATACACAATTGATAGATATAGGTATAATACTCTTTTCAGCGGTTGTTTTGTTTCAAATAATAACATTGCCAGTAGAACTTAATGCAAGCAATAGAGCAATAAGACTTCTCGAATCTGGTGGGCTTTTCATGAGAGATGAACTTTATCCAGCAAGGCAGGTTCTTAATGCAGCTGCTTTAACGTATGTTGCCGCTGCGTTTGCTTCTATTATGAATCTTATTAGATTGATAATTTTAAGGGATAGGAGAGATTAA